One region of Drosophila teissieri strain GT53w chromosome 2L, Prin_Dtei_1.1, whole genome shotgun sequence genomic DNA includes:
- the LOC122615509 gene encoding sodium- and chloride-dependent glycine transporter 1 isoform X1, with amino-acid sequence MKGICGEQLNNCMLLGDCENSEHGTELPGAFTGEPVEMESGGGMGGGMGGGLALAARRIRSRQVHSMAVRSGSAYDTLERPYRHDKCRGRWAKSADFYFASCTHAFSSLIFSELSTFGILHGGWLLFIIAYLMGMLFYALPIFLIQAFLGQFSSSGSISAFRVAPIFKGIGYAILFLNLGTLTYYSIGAVVPLIYTVNSVHPVIPWMSCNNSWNTQVCSLHENYDVDDYRVDPHSTVEFFRSTIASTAKGSSSMSISWSMLLGVLSIWLVVLALLLKPVAFIGKVLRCSCVLMFAFFVAVFLYSLIHEQVTLDTLHYYWLPQLDSFDSVLATARTALLMAGGALGPGWGSIITLSSYNHFRRDAERLSVWVCLTHITIGLMGLLCCNVAHDHFEDHVGMMPLHVDEKHHMQFLYLCFSYLFGRFTTTPNLWAFLFFGMIFLSELCALIIQMMSVITALFDEFETLRSKRILVISSLVFCLTVSSVYFCTQLGFSQLTQLPNLAVFTQLLISGILVLMTTWVYGRVRFQCDLQFMLGKTISSFKIFFIRFATPIFLGLCLFQLTYLFTRDRIHDVLIYVSQGLILLTAMSYMVYKVCRTNGDWRQRLQQCLAPHDWHPMDADNRRFYEEIMGISEMLVIDANANTT; translated from the exons ATGAAGGGCATCTGCGGTGAGCAGCTCAACAATTGCATGCTCCTGGGCGACTGCGAGAATAGTGAACATGGCACGGAACTGCCCGGTGCTTTCACCGGGGAGCCAGTGGAAATGGAGTCGGGTGGCGGAATGGGAGGCGGAATGGGAGGCGGTCTGGCCCTAGCCGCCCGTCGAATCCGAAGCCGGCAGGTGCACAGCATGGCCGTGCGATCGGGCAGTGCGTATGATACCCTGGAGCGACCATATCGGCATGATAAATGTCGGGGCCGCTGGGCCAAATCGGCGGACTTCTACTTTGCCAGCTGCACACATGCCTTCAGTTCGCTGATCTTCTCCGAGCTCTCCACCTTTGGAATACTTCATGGCGGTTGGC TTTTGTTCATAATCGCCTACCTGATGGGAATGCTATTTTACGCGCTGCCGATATTTCTGATCCAAGCCTTTTTGGGACAGTTTTCATCTTCGGGATCCATATCAGCATTTCGCGTGGCGCCCATATTTAAAG GCATTGGCTACGCCATTCTGTTCCTCAATCTGGGAACGCTCACCTATTACAGCATCGGAGCTGTAGTGCCACTCATATATACCGTGAACTCAGTACACCCGGTGATACCCTGGATGAGTTGCAACAACAGTTGGAATACCCAGGTGTGTTCCTTGCACGAGAACTACGACGTCGAT GACTATAGGGTTGATCCTCATTCCACGGTAGAGTTTTTCAG ATCGACGATTGCCTCTACTGCAAAAGGTTCCAGTTCCATGAGCATATCCTGGTCCATGCTGCTGGGCGTTTTGTCCATTTGGTTGGTGGTTCTGGCCCTGCTGCTCAAGCCAGTTGCTTTT ATTGGAAAAGTACTGCGATGTTCATGCGTGCTGATGTTCGCCTTCTTCGTCGCTGTGTTCTTATACTCACTTATTCACGAGCAAGTCACGCTTGATACCCTGCATTACTATTGGTTGCCCCAGTTGGATAGTTTTGACAGCGTCCTGGCAACGGCTCGCACCGCCCTCCTGATGGCCGGTGGAGCCTTGGGACCCGGTTGGGGCAGTATCATAACCTTGTCCAGTTACAACCACTTCCGCAGAGATGCCGAAAGACTGAGTGTTTGGGTGTGCCTTACTCATATCACCATCGGATTGATGGGACTGCTCTGCTGCAATGTGGCCCATGATCACTTTGAGG ATCACGTGGGTATGATGCCATTACATGTGGATGAGAAGCATCACATGCAGTTCCTTTATCTCTGCTTCTCCTACTTGTTTGGACGCTTTACGACGACTCCAAACCTCTGGGCATTTCTCTTCTTTGGCATGATATTTTTATCAGAACTATGTGCCTTG ATCATCCAAATGATGTCCGTTATTACTGCCCTGTTTGATGAGTTCGAGACATTGCGTTCAAAAAGGATCCTAGTGATTTCCTCGCTGGTCTTCTGCCTCACAGTCTCCtctgtatatttttgtactCAG TTGGGCTTCAGTCAGCTGACACAACTGCCCAATTTGGCTGTCTTTACACAGTTGCTTATTTCCGGAATCCTTGTACTGATGACCACTTGGGTTTATGGACGCGTGCGATTCCAGTGCGACTTGCAGTTCATGTTAGGCAAAACGATCTCaagtttcaaaattttctttatacgctttgccacgcccatattTCTGGGACTGTGTTTG TTTCAACTAACCTATTTATTTACGCGTGATCGCATACACGACGTCCTGATTTACGTGAGCCAGGGCCTGATTCTCCTTACGGCCATGTCTTATATGGTTTACAAGGTATGTCGGACGAATGGCGATTGGCGCCAGCGATTGCAACAGTGCCTGGCTCCACATGATTGGCATCCGATGGATGCCGACAACCGGCGATTTTACGAGGAAATCATGGGCATCTCGGAGATGCTGGTTATAGATGCCAATGCCAACACCACATAG
- the LOC122626127 gene encoding adult cuticle protein 1 isoform X1 yields the protein MKFAVAVVMFVCALAGAHASWAQIAPGVSYVSPVAHGAGLWNGAWNGAWNGAWNGAWNGAPWGAPAAVAVHASAAPWGLTGAGWHGAAVPGINLAQGPGLAAGHGHEGVYVAKTRGAIHTAPLAGHINSATSVNVAPAPGTL from the exons ATGAAG TTCGCCGTTGCCGTAGTCATGTTCGTGTGCGCCCTGGCTGGAGCTCATGCCTCGTGGGCCCAGATCGCTCCCGGTGTCTCCTATGTGAGCCCCGTGGCCCATGGAGCTGGTCTGTGGAACGGAGCCTGGAATGGTGCCTGGAACGGTGCCTGGAACGGCGCCTGGAACGGTGCTCCCTGGGGCGCCCCTGCCGCCGTTGCCGTCCATGCCAGCGCTGCTCCCTGGGGTCTGACCGGTGCCGGCTGGCACGGCGCTGCTGTTCCCGGAATCAACCTCGCCCAGGGACCTGGTCTCGCCGCCGGCCATGGCCATGAGGGCGTCTATGTGGCCAAGACCCGTGGTGCCATCCACACCGCTCCCCTCGCCGGACACATCAACTCCGCCACCTCCGTGAACGTGGCCCCTGCCCCCGGAACTCTGTAA
- the LOC122626127 gene encoding adult cuticle protein 1 isoform X2 has protein sequence MFVCALAGAHASWAQIAPGVSYVSPVAHGAGLWNGAWNGAWNGAWNGAWNGAPWGAPAAVAVHASAAPWGLTGAGWHGAAVPGINLAQGPGLAAGHGHEGVYVAKTRGAIHTAPLAGHINSATSVNVAPAPGTL, from the coding sequence ATGTTCGTGTGCGCCCTGGCTGGAGCTCATGCCTCGTGGGCCCAGATCGCTCCCGGTGTCTCCTATGTGAGCCCCGTGGCCCATGGAGCTGGTCTGTGGAACGGAGCCTGGAATGGTGCCTGGAACGGTGCCTGGAACGGCGCCTGGAACGGTGCTCCCTGGGGCGCCCCTGCCGCCGTTGCCGTCCATGCCAGCGCTGCTCCCTGGGGTCTGACCGGTGCCGGCTGGCACGGCGCTGCTGTTCCCGGAATCAACCTCGCCCAGGGACCTGGTCTCGCCGCCGGCCATGGCCATGAGGGCGTCTATGTGGCCAAGACCCGTGGTGCCATCCACACCGCTCCCCTCGCCGGACACATCAACTCCGCCACCTCCGTGAACGTGGCCCCTGCCCCCGGAACTCTGTAA
- the LOC122615509 gene encoding sodium- and chloride-dependent glycine transporter 1 isoform X2 — MFAFFVAVFLYSLIHEQVTLDTLHYYWLPQLDSFDSVLATARTALLMAGGALGPGWGSIITLSSYNHFRRDAERLSVWVCLTHITIGLMGLLCCNVAHDHFEDHVGMMPLHVDEKHHMQFLYLCFSYLFGRFTTTPNLWAFLFFGMIFLSELCALIIQMMSVITALFDEFETLRSKRILVISSLVFCLTVSSVYFCTQLGFSQLTQLPNLAVFTQLLISGILVLMTTWVYGRVRFQCDLQFMLGKTISSFKIFFIRFATPIFLGLCLFQLTYLFTRDRIHDVLIYVSQGLILLTAMSYMVYKVCRTNGDWRQRLQQCLAPHDWHPMDADNRRFYEEIMGISEMLVIDANANTT; from the exons ATGTTCGCCTTCTTCGTCGCTGTGTTCTTATACTCACTTATTCACGAGCAAGTCACGCTTGATACCCTGCATTACTATTGGTTGCCCCAGTTGGATAGTTTTGACAGCGTCCTGGCAACGGCTCGCACCGCCCTCCTGATGGCCGGTGGAGCCTTGGGACCCGGTTGGGGCAGTATCATAACCTTGTCCAGTTACAACCACTTCCGCAGAGATGCCGAAAGACTGAGTGTTTGGGTGTGCCTTACTCATATCACCATCGGATTGATGGGACTGCTCTGCTGCAATGTGGCCCATGATCACTTTGAGG ATCACGTGGGTATGATGCCATTACATGTGGATGAGAAGCATCACATGCAGTTCCTTTATCTCTGCTTCTCCTACTTGTTTGGACGCTTTACGACGACTCCAAACCTCTGGGCATTTCTCTTCTTTGGCATGATATTTTTATCAGAACTATGTGCCTTG ATCATCCAAATGATGTCCGTTATTACTGCCCTGTTTGATGAGTTCGAGACATTGCGTTCAAAAAGGATCCTAGTGATTTCCTCGCTGGTCTTCTGCCTCACAGTCTCCtctgtatatttttgtactCAG TTGGGCTTCAGTCAGCTGACACAACTGCCCAATTTGGCTGTCTTTACACAGTTGCTTATTTCCGGAATCCTTGTACTGATGACCACTTGGGTTTATGGACGCGTGCGATTCCAGTGCGACTTGCAGTTCATGTTAGGCAAAACGATCTCaagtttcaaaattttctttatacgctttgccacgcccatattTCTGGGACTGTGTTTG TTTCAACTAACCTATTTATTTACGCGTGATCGCATACACGACGTCCTGATTTACGTGAGCCAGGGCCTGATTCTCCTTACGGCCATGTCTTATATGGTTTACAAGGTATGTCGGACGAATGGCGATTGGCGCCAGCGATTGCAACAGTGCCTGGCTCCACATGATTGGCATCCGATGGATGCCGACAACCGGCGATTTTACGAGGAAATCATGGGCATCTCGGAGATGCTGGTTATAGATGCCAATGCCAACACCACATAG
- the LOC122626495 gene encoding adult cuticle protein 1 yields MKFAVAVVFTLALAMGVQSSVIPLLSQVAGHGLSYTAVSGPAVVASPWAVPAAHWPAAVNVASWPPAAIHAAAPAVVAAHAPSVVVAPVAHSGVYTAQTRGAIHTAPLAGHIQSVASINAAPAPGTL; encoded by the exons ATGAAA ttcgccgtcgccgtcgtctTCACTTTGGCCCTCGCCATGGGCGTGCAGTCGTCTGTGATCCCCCTGCTGTCCCAGGTGGCTGGACATGGACTGTCCTACACCGCCGTTTCCGGACCCGCTGTGGTGGCCTCCCCCTGGGCCGTTCCCGCCGCCCACTGGCCCGCCGCCGTGAACGTGGCCTCGTGGCCTCCGGCAGCGATCCATGCCGCCGCTCCTGCCGTGGTTGCTGCCCATGCTCCCTCCGTCGTCGTGGCCCCCGTGGCCCACAGTGGCGTCTACACTGCCCAGACCCGCGGTGCCATCCACACTGCTCCTCTGGCCGGACACATCCAGTCGGTGGCCTCCATCAACGCCGCCCCCGCTCCCGGAACCTTGTAA